The Myxococcota bacterium region AGAGCGCCTGCACCAGCCGCTCGCACGAGCGCGAGAACAGGCCGCTCACCGCGTTGTTGCGCACCTGCAGCCAGTTGAAGAACGCGAGCGCGATGATCGCGACCAGGAGGCCGGCCGCGGTCGCGACCAGCGCTTCCGAGATACCCGAGGCCACGACCGCGAAGCCGCCCGAGCCCTGCGTCGCCATGTCGTGGAAGGAGCGCAGGATGCCCCACACCGTGCCGAACAGGCCGATGAACGGAGCCAGCGATCCGATCGTGCCCAGCACCCACAGCCCGCGCTTCAGCTCGGTGATCGCCTCGGCGCGCGAGGTCGCGAGCACGGCGTTCAAGTCCTCGAGCGCGATGTTCCGCCAGCGGAGGCCTTCCAGGAAGATGCCTGCGAGCGGTGTCTTGCCCGACTCACAGAGCGAGCGCGCGGTCACGATGTCGTGCTTCACGATCGCGTCGACCACCGAGCGCGTGAGCTCGCGGCTGCGCTTGTCGATGCCCCGCAGCCGGAACACCTGCGCGAACACGATTGCGATCGCGATGAACGAGCACCCGACGAGCGGGATGACGGTGAGGCGCCCCTGCCACAGCATGTGCAGAACGGCAGCCGCATCGAAGGTCGATTGCGCGCCCGCGGCGGCGGTCATGGCGG contains the following coding sequences:
- a CDS encoding MotA/TolQ/ExbB proton channel family protein; its protein translation is MTAAAGAQSTFDAAAVLHMLWQGRLTVIPLVGCSFIAIAIVFAQVFRLRGIDKRSRELTRSVVDAIVKHDIVTARSLCESGKTPLAGIFLEGLRWRNIALEDLNAVLATSRAEAITELKRGLWVLGTIGSLAPFIGLFGTVWGILRSFHDMATQGSGGFAVVASGISEALVATAAGLLVAIIALAFFNWLQVRNNAVSGLFSRSCERLVQALLYVESASPAPSYEDEKPSEVRHGRPLPA